The following coding sequences lie in one Mercenaria mercenaria strain notata chromosome 5, MADL_Memer_1, whole genome shotgun sequence genomic window:
- the LOC123556560 gene encoding uncharacterized protein LOC123556560 gives MDKHTQFSILIWIFCVSKSFQQPQGYRTKFQHESIKTIEFVSNRLQIQRCLNAARDKVKQVGACPGDQYEAIVWMSMYSRLCTIDKRLLTEDKHINNFPFRLNKELRCSFTVYRRDPRVRTIFLQAGVMIDKAIDVLNPYPYQSNLYRGLEDFPYADQNEFVENGFFSATTDINVALHFANGNILLIVERMYGVYIADYAQERFRHQREVLAKRHSMFRIRQKVTNSKHISEIIAKLKLRITRRYPKEIIYIYQIIPGSHVIEMISDAQSRRQQSYDYCRPS, from the exons ATGGATAAACATACTCAGTTCTCTATATTAATTTGGATATTTTGTGTTTCTAAAAGCTTCCAACAACCTCAAG GATATCGAACCAAATTTCAGCACGAATCTATCAAAACAATAGAATTCGTCTCGAACCGTCTCCAAATACAACGCTGTTTAAACGCTGCACGGGATAAAGTAAAACAAGTGGGTGCATGTCCTGGTGACCAATATGAGGCAATAGTCTGGATGAGCATGTACTCCAGACTCTGTACCATTGACAAAAGACTATTAACTGAAGACAAGCACATCAATAACTTCCCCTTCCGTTTAAATAAAGAACTGAGATGCAGTTTTACAGTTTATCGTAGAGACCCGCGAGTTAGAACCATTTTTCTGCAAGCTGGGGTTATGATTGATAAAGCTATAGATGTGTTAAATCCCTATCCATATCAAAGCAATCTTTACAGAGGACTGGAAGACTTTCCGTACGCAGATCAAAATGAATTTGTTGAAAATGGTTTCTTCAGTGCAACAACCGATATCAATGTGGCActtcattttgcaaatggcaACATACTTCTTATTGTTGAGCGTATGTATGGAGTATATATTGCCGACTATGCTCAAGAAAGATTTCGACATCAGAGAGAAGTTCTAGCAAAGCGACACAGTATGTTCAGAATAAGACAGAAAGTGACAAATTCAAAGCACATAAGTGAGATCATTGCAAAACTGAAACTGCGCATAACGCGTCGGTACCCAAaagaaatcatatatatatatcaaattatcccTGGTAGTCATGTTATTGAAATGATTTCTGATGCACAAAGTCGACGGCAGCAGTCTTATGACTACTGCAGACCATCATAA